Proteins encoded by one window of Oreochromis niloticus isolate F11D_XX linkage group LG17, O_niloticus_UMD_NMBU, whole genome shotgun sequence:
- the zmat3 gene encoding zinc finger matrin-type protein 3: MMALQLKSGDAAYYQSAEYCRNYTSPPVSYGDSSHYLARLPGPETMLKPPLSLFSHPQQPFQHMDSLHQLGPPPMAPAHPLGPPPIAPAQSIGPPTMAHGQSLGPPPINAPHTLRPPPITPPHTLGPPPMPPAQSLGPPPMAHTLGPPPVDHTQAIVPPTMDLTQQLGPPHMNPAQALVPPPVVAPTAGRFPLPPSPLSSPPAPGPDPSQMPPRPLGPALIPAPVSSLICGPLPGQAAPTSEQPQDEGSSLGTEEQEDSLGLEELCKPLYCKLCNVTLNSAQQAQAHYQGKNHSKKLRNFYAGSQQPPAIRIPEALETAGQTALSSGSSDSDAGRQALYKGAPRVILATENDYCKLCDASFSSPAVAQAHYQGKNHAKKLRLAEAQQNSSTMESSNETTPRRNRKDGSEYRLVKNRRSPQVPASMPGPYYNPRPRQRIPRDLAMCVTPSGQFYCSMCNCGAEQETDFRQHLESKQHKAKVSELRYRHEMENLGYS, translated from the exons ATGATGGCGCTGCAGCTTAAGAGCGGGGATGCCGCGTACTACCAGAGTGCAGAATACTGCAGAAACTACACTTCGCCGCCTGTCAGCTACGGTGACAGCAGCCATTATCTCGCCCGATTACCAG GTCCAGAAACCATGTTGAAGCCTCCCCTGAGTCTCTTCAGCCATCCCCAGCAGCCTTTCCAACACATGGATTCTCTACATCAGTTGGGACCCCCACCAATGGCACCTGCACACCCTCTTGGTCCACCACCCATTGCCCCCGCTCAGTCTATTGGACCTCCAACTATGGCTCATGGCCAGAGTCTAGGCCCCCCTCCCATAAATGCACCTCATACATTAAGGCCTCCTCCCATTACCCCGCCACACACTTTAGGCCCCCCTCCAATGCCTCCAGCTCAGTCATTGGGGCCTCCACCAATGGCACACACCCTGGGGCCCCCACCAGTAGATCACACACAAGCAATAGTGCCTCCAACCATGGACCTTACACAGCAGCTGGGGCCTCCACATATGAACCCTGCACAAGCACTGGTGCCTCCACCTGTAGTGGCACCAACAGCAGGTCGATTTCCCCTCCCTCCCAGCCCCTTGTCCTCACCTCCTGCTCCCGGCCCTGACCCGTCACAGATGCCCCCAAGGCCCCTAGGACCAGCCCTCATCCCAGCTCCAGTGTCCAGCCTCATCTGCGGTCCACTCCCAGGCCAGGCAGCCCCAACGAGTGAGCAGCCCCAGGATGAGGGCTCCTCGCTGGGGacagaggagcaggaggactCTCTGGGACTAGAAGAACTGTGTAAACCGCTGTACTGTAAACTCTGCAACGTTACCCTCAACTCTGCTCAGCAGGCACAGGCTCACTACCAG GGAAAGAACCACAGTAAAAAGCTACGAAATTTCTATGCCGGCAGTCAGCAGCCACCGGCCATCAGGATCCCAGAAGCCCTCGAGACGGCGGGCCAGACGGCCCTGAGCTCAGGGTCCAGCGACAGTGATGCAGGCAGGCAG GCGCTGTATAAGGGGGCGCCCCGGGTCATCTTGGCCACAGAGAATGACTATTGTAAACTGTGCGACGCTTCCTTCAGTTCACCAGCAGTTGCGCAGGCCCACTACCAGGGCAAGAACCATGCCAAGAAACTACGGCTGGCTGAGGCCCAACAGAACTCGAGTACCAT GGAAAGCAGCAATGAGACAACTCCAAGAAGGAACAGGAAAGATGGCAGTGAGTACCGGCTGGTGAAAAACCGTCGCAGCCCACAAGTACCCGCCTCCATGCCAG GGCCGTACTACAACCCCAGACCGAGGCAGCGCATCCCCCGGGACTTGGCCATGTGCGTGACTCCCAGCGGACAGTTCTACTGCTCTATGTGCAACTGCGGAGCCGAGCAGGAGACGGACTTCAGGCAGCATTTGGAGAGCAAGCAGCACAAAGCAAAAGTGTCGGAGCTAAGATACCGCCATGAGATGGAGAACCTCGGCTACAGCTAA